The Streptomyces sp. NBC_01353 genome contains a region encoding:
- a CDS encoding LysR family transcriptional regulator, whose amino-acid sequence MELEVRHLRVLCAIADTGSLHKAARQLGMSQPSLTTQLRRIENALGAELFARGRTGCRPTPLGRSVLSRARPLVDQMAALIYETRAAAARTDGPRLRVGSTASRALPGWLRRLRQGLPGTDIALHMDVSANALLRSVAVGQLDVAFVHEVEGCPLRVPDGLLARVLVEREPQFVSMAQDHPAAALPVVELADLAEDRWMVDPTVDGEWDGLRRVLSEAGIDPPLLHGDYHTAASLIVLGEAVAPCQPTSLPREDMAIRPLRDDPLAVRLLLYARDGALLDPLYDDLAAAYREAALRAAPYRQWLRRHGMSVGPGMMTV is encoded by the coding sequence ATGGAGCTGGAGGTGAGACATCTGCGCGTGCTCTGCGCCATCGCGGACACGGGCAGTCTGCACAAGGCGGCGCGGCAACTGGGCATGAGTCAGCCGTCGTTGACGACCCAGCTGCGCCGGATCGAGAACGCCCTCGGTGCGGAGCTCTTCGCGCGCGGCCGCACCGGCTGCCGCCCGACACCGCTGGGCCGCTCGGTCCTCAGCAGGGCGCGCCCGCTCGTCGACCAGATGGCCGCGCTGATCTACGAGACCAGGGCCGCGGCGGCCCGCACCGACGGGCCGCGGCTGCGGGTCGGTTCGACAGCGAGCAGGGCCCTGCCGGGCTGGCTGCGCCGGCTGCGCCAGGGCCTCCCGGGCACGGACATCGCGCTCCACATGGACGTCTCCGCCAACGCCCTGCTGCGGTCGGTCGCGGTGGGGCAGCTGGACGTGGCGTTCGTCCACGAGGTCGAGGGATGCCCGCTGCGGGTGCCGGACGGCCTGCTGGCGCGGGTCCTGGTCGAGCGGGAGCCGCAGTTCGTCTCGATGGCCCAGGACCATCCGGCCGCCGCGCTGCCCGTGGTGGAGCTGGCGGACCTCGCCGAGGACCGCTGGATGGTCGACCCGACGGTGGACGGCGAGTGGGACGGGCTGCGGCGCGTCCTGAGCGAGGCCGGTATCGACCCCCCGCTGCTGCACGGCGACTACCACACGGCTGCGTCCTTGATCGTTCTCGGCGAGGCGGTGGCACCTTGCCAGCCGACATCGTTGCCACGCGAGGACATGGCGATCAGGCCGCTCCGGGACGACCCGTTGGCGGTACGTCTGCTCCTCTACGCCCGCGACGGGGCGCTGCTCGACCCGCTGTACGACGACCTGGCGGCGGCCTACCGGGAGGCGGCGCTGCGGGCGGCGCCGTACCGGCAGTGGCTGCGCCGGCACGGGATGTCGGTGGGGCCGGGCATGATGACGGTATGA
- the sodN gene encoding superoxide dismutase, Ni: MLSRLFAPKVKVSAHCDLPCGVYDPAQARIEAESVKAVQEKYQANEDAHFRARATVIKEQRAELAKHHISVLWSDYFKPPHFEKYPELHQLINDTLKALSAAKASTDPKTGEKALELIAEVDRIFWETKKA; this comes from the coding sequence GTCAGCGCCCACTGCGACCTCCCCTGCGGTGTCTACGACCCGGCCCAGGCCCGGATCGAGGCCGAGTCGGTCAAGGCCGTCCAGGAGAAGTACCAGGCCAACGAGGACGCGCACTTCCGCGCGCGTGCCACGGTCATCAAGGAGCAGCGCGCGGAGCTCGCGAAGCACCACATCTCGGTGCTGTGGAGCGACTACTTCAAGCCCCCGCACTTCGAGAAGTACCCGGAGCTGCACCAGCTCATCAACGACACCCTGAAGGCCCTCTCGGCCGCCAAGGCGTCGACGGACCCGAAGACGGGCGAGAAGGCGCTGGAGCTCATCGCCGAGGTCGACCGGATCTTCTGGGAGACGAAGAAGGCCTGA
- a CDS encoding TetR family transcriptional regulator, which translates to MARNPERRTALLDAAIEVLADEGARGLTFRAVDARADVPTGTSSNYFTDRDQLLSQVGERIFVRLTPEPGSVDTAMLPEPSRELVVELMRWLARRMAAERSCYLGLFELRLEATRRPELRARLTDVLRGDLDENIRLHLAAGMPGDADTVRLLYFALTGLLLDHFTVPGLHDDRELDSLIETVVYRIVPEA; encoded by the coding sequence ATGGCGAGGAATCCCGAGCGGCGTACGGCCCTGCTCGACGCGGCGATCGAGGTGCTCGCGGACGAAGGCGCCCGTGGGCTGACCTTCCGGGCGGTCGACGCCCGTGCCGACGTCCCCACGGGCACCTCGTCCAACTACTTCACGGACCGGGACCAGCTGCTCTCCCAGGTCGGGGAACGGATCTTCGTCCGTCTCACCCCGGAGCCCGGCTCCGTGGACACGGCCATGCTGCCCGAGCCCAGCCGCGAGCTGGTCGTGGAACTGATGCGCTGGCTCGCCCGGCGGATGGCTGCCGAGCGCAGCTGCTACCTGGGCCTCTTCGAGCTCCGGCTGGAGGCCACCCGCCGCCCCGAACTGCGCGCCCGGCTCACCGACGTACTGCGCGGCGACCTCGACGAGAACATCCGCCTGCACCTCGCCGCCGGGATGCCGGGCGACGCGGACACCGTGCGGCTGCTCTACTTCGCCCTCACCGGGCTGCTGCTCGACCACTTCACGGTCCCCGGCCTGCACGACGACCGGGAGCTGGACTCCCTCATCGAGACCGTGGTGTACCGCATCGTCCCGGAGGCCTGA
- a CDS encoding dihydrofolate reductase, whose protein sequence is MRKLTYFIACSIDGFIGDPKGDATSTYAYVAGEFLEYLKSEYPETVAAPAWPVLGIEPGTEIRRFDTAIQGLNSYRIGLDVGITSPYSHLRELVATRSLGESPDPNVELIADDLVGRVRELKAEESPLDIWLCGGSTIAGELIDEIDELIIKTYPQVFGSGMPMFGAGFEPRDFELGAVRAFDNGVLVRTYTRKR, encoded by the coding sequence TTGCGCAAGCTCACCTACTTCATCGCCTGCTCCATCGACGGCTTCATCGGTGACCCGAAGGGCGATGCCACGTCCACGTACGCCTACGTGGCCGGGGAATTCCTGGAGTACTTGAAGTCCGAGTACCCGGAGACCGTCGCCGCCCCTGCGTGGCCCGTGCTCGGCATCGAGCCCGGCACCGAGATCCGCCGCTTCGACACCGCGATCCAGGGCCTGAACTCGTACCGGATCGGCCTGGACGTCGGCATCACCAGCCCCTACTCCCACCTGCGGGAGCTCGTCGCGACCCGCTCGCTCGGCGAGTCGCCCGACCCCAACGTCGAGCTGATCGCCGACGACCTGGTCGGCCGGGTCCGCGAACTGAAGGCCGAGGAGAGCCCGCTCGACATCTGGCTCTGCGGCGGCTCCACGATCGCCGGCGAACTCATCGACGAGATCGACGAGCTGATCATCAAGACGTACCCGCAGGTCTTCGGCTCCGGTATGCCGATGTTCGGCGCCGGCTTCGAGCCCCGCGACTTCGAACTCGGCGCGGTGCGCGCCTTCGACAACGGCGTGCTCGTTCGTACGTACACCAGGAAGCGGTGA
- a CDS encoding group II truncated hemoglobin: MTAEHTNTLYEAVGGADALRRLSDTFYEAVLADPLLAPVFADFTSAHVEHVAVWLAEVFSGPADFTAELGGHQALLRAHLGLAITEEQRLRWMELMTAAVEKELPDDELLRRRVVEYFDWGTRIAKDVSAAEPGTDLGEPGPTPRWGWNGLA, from the coding sequence ATGACCGCCGAGCACACGAACACCCTGTACGAGGCCGTGGGCGGCGCCGACGCGCTGCGCCGGCTGTCCGACACGTTCTACGAGGCGGTCCTGGCCGACCCTCTCCTCGCACCCGTCTTCGCCGACTTCACCTCCGCCCATGTCGAGCATGTCGCCGTCTGGCTGGCGGAGGTGTTCTCGGGACCCGCCGACTTCACGGCGGAACTGGGCGGCCATCAGGCACTGCTCCGCGCCCACCTCGGGCTCGCCATCACGGAGGAGCAGCGGCTGCGCTGGATGGAGCTGATGACCGCGGCGGTGGAGAAGGAGCTGCCGGACGACGAGCTGCTGCGCCGCCGGGTGGTGGAGTACTTCGATTGGGGTACCAGGATCGCCAAGGATGTCTCGGCCGCGGAGCCGGGCACGGATCTCGGCGAACCCGGCCCCACCCCGCGCTGGGGGTGGAACGGCCTCGCCTGA
- a CDS encoding DUF6304 family protein, whose protein sequence is MSSESSEVWTGWYRDRSGAEAIVITAGGSQVSTRIRGVEYTGATFAALRATDEGGEALTGCVLEWDLPLPVVMDGAMQQATLGCLLTLGERADLSLTLHYGGAAFESGIAGGDFDEALERVRRQLPAGAEFGRKLLQAA, encoded by the coding sequence ATGTCATCGGAGTCGTCAGAAGTCTGGACCGGTTGGTACCGGGACCGCAGCGGCGCGGAAGCGATCGTGATCACGGCCGGCGGGAGCCAGGTGTCCACCCGCATCAGGGGAGTCGAGTACACGGGCGCGACCTTCGCCGCCCTGCGCGCGACGGACGAGGGCGGCGAGGCCCTCACCGGTTGTGTCCTGGAGTGGGACCTGCCGCTCCCCGTCGTCATGGACGGCGCCATGCAGCAGGCCACCCTCGGCTGTCTGCTGACGCTCGGTGAGCGCGCGGACCTGAGCCTGACGCTGCACTACGGCGGCGCCGCCTTCGAATCGGGCATCGCCGGGGGCGACTTCGACGAGGCCCTGGAGCGGGTGAGGCGCCAGCTCCCGGCCGGGGCGGAGTTCGGCCGCAAGCTCCTCCAGGCCGCCTGA
- the snpA gene encoding snapalysin: MRHPKVLTASLAATLGLGLAAALGAPTASAAPVDSTAAPSGYAAYAGSAEDAKATKAFHDAVMKSVAKKRAANPGAAAVTVVYSAANAPSFRTQISRSTQIWNSSVVNVRLVEGSNPDFRYYEGNDSRGSYASTDGHGNGYIFLDYRQNQQYNSTRVTAHETGHVLGLPDHYSGPCSELMSGGGPGTSCQNAQPNAQERARVDQLWRNGLATAFKSF, encoded by the coding sequence ATGAGACACCCCAAGGTCCTCACCGCCTCGCTCGCCGCCACCCTCGGCCTCGGTCTCGCCGCCGCACTGGGCGCCCCCACCGCCTCTGCCGCGCCCGTCGACTCCACCGCCGCGCCCTCCGGCTACGCGGCGTACGCCGGGTCCGCCGAGGACGCCAAGGCGACCAAGGCGTTCCACGACGCCGTGATGAAGTCCGTGGCGAAGAAGCGGGCCGCCAACCCCGGAGCGGCCGCCGTCACCGTCGTGTACAGCGCCGCCAACGCCCCGAGCTTCCGCACCCAGATATCCCGCAGCACCCAGATATGGAACAGCTCGGTGGTCAACGTACGGCTGGTGGAGGGCAGCAACCCCGACTTCCGCTACTACGAGGGCAATGACTCGCGCGGTTCGTACGCCAGCACCGACGGGCACGGCAACGGCTACATCTTCCTCGACTACCGGCAGAACCAGCAGTACAACTCCACCCGCGTCACCGCCCACGAGACCGGGCACGTCCTCGGCCTCCCCGACCACTACTCGGGCCCGTGCAGCGAGCTGATGTCCGGCGGCGGCCCGGGCACCTCCTGCCAGAACGCCCAGCCCAACGCCCAGGAGCGGGCACGCGTCGACCAGCTGTGGCGCAACGGTCTCGCCACGGCCTTCAAGTCCTTCTGA
- a CDS encoding GNAT family N-acetyltransferase, with translation MTAARVRHARREDLDRVAELAAEHAAYEKAAPPAPGLADRLARLLFGPEPPRLRCLVAELPDGRLAGYATCAPELSTWDGAEYLHMDCLYLSATDRGLGLGPLFMEALRAEAQALGLTEIQWQTPTWNEGAIRFYDRLGATPKQKLRYTLPVEPAA, from the coding sequence TTGACCGCCGCACGCGTACGGCACGCCCGCCGGGAGGACCTCGACCGGGTGGCGGAGCTGGCCGCGGAGCACGCCGCGTACGAGAAGGCCGCGCCCCCGGCCCCGGGCCTCGCGGACCGCCTCGCCCGTCTCCTTTTCGGCCCCGAACCGCCCCGCCTGCGCTGCCTCGTGGCCGAACTCCCTGACGGCCGCCTCGCGGGTTACGCCACGTGTGCCCCCGAACTCTCCACCTGGGACGGCGCCGAGTACCTCCACATGGACTGCCTCTACCTCTCCGCGACGGACCGCGGCCTGGGCCTGGGCCCGCTCTTCATGGAGGCCCTGCGCGCGGAGGCCCAGGCACTCGGCCTGACGGAGATCCAGTGGCAGACCCCGACCTGGAACGAGGGGGCGATCCGCTTCTACGACCGCCTGGGCGCCACGCCGAAGCAGAAGCTCCGCTACACCCTTCCGGTGGAGCCCGCCGCGTGA
- a CDS encoding family 2B encapsulin nanocompartment shell protein — translation MSVGSVGDEVRAEQASPQQSLGTAAARNLATTTKSAPQMQEITSRWLLRTLPWVQVQGGTYRVNRRLSYSVGDGRVTFVQTGERVAVIPAELGELPALRGYEDEEALTELASRCRQRQYTPGEVIATAGEPTDRVHLLAHGKVEQIGEGPYGDEAILGVLADGAYFGDSSLTHEDATWEWTARAATTCTVLELTRDDVRNLAERAGSLAAHLAGVAALPHQRTNKYGEAEIDLSAGHVGEAVVPHTYVDYDASPREYELSVAQTVLKVHSRVADLYNQPMNQTEQQLRLTVEALRERQEHELINNREFGLLSNCDYGQRLQPHDGVPSPDDMDELLSRRRGSKMFLAHPRAIAAFGRECNRRGLVPESIEINGNRIPTWRGVPIYPCNKIPVSDARTTSIICMRTGESDQGVIGLHQTGIPDEIEPSLSVRFMGIDEQAIISYLVTAYYSAAILVPDALGVLENVEVSRWR, via the coding sequence ATGTCCGTTGGTTCGGTTGGCGACGAGGTCCGCGCGGAACAGGCAAGCCCGCAGCAGAGTCTCGGTACCGCCGCCGCGCGGAACCTGGCGACCACCACCAAGTCGGCCCCGCAGATGCAGGAGATCACCTCCCGGTGGCTGCTGCGGACGCTGCCGTGGGTGCAGGTCCAGGGCGGTACGTACCGGGTGAACCGGAGGCTCAGCTACTCCGTGGGTGACGGCCGCGTCACCTTCGTGCAGACCGGAGAGCGTGTCGCGGTGATCCCCGCCGAGCTCGGCGAACTCCCGGCGCTGCGCGGCTACGAGGACGAGGAGGCGCTCACCGAGCTCGCGTCGCGGTGCCGCCAGCGCCAGTACACGCCGGGAGAGGTGATCGCCACCGCCGGCGAGCCCACCGACCGCGTGCACCTCCTCGCGCACGGCAAGGTCGAGCAGATCGGCGAGGGGCCGTACGGCGACGAGGCGATCCTCGGAGTCCTCGCCGACGGCGCCTACTTCGGCGACAGCTCGCTGACCCACGAGGACGCCACCTGGGAGTGGACCGCTCGCGCGGCCACCACCTGCACGGTCCTCGAGCTCACCCGGGACGACGTGCGCAACCTCGCCGAGCGGGCCGGGTCGCTCGCCGCCCACCTCGCGGGCGTGGCCGCTCTGCCCCACCAGCGCACCAACAAGTACGGCGAGGCCGAGATCGACCTCTCCGCCGGCCATGTCGGCGAGGCGGTCGTCCCGCACACGTACGTGGACTACGACGCCTCCCCGCGCGAGTACGAACTGTCCGTCGCGCAGACCGTGCTGAAGGTCCACAGCCGCGTCGCCGACCTGTACAACCAGCCGATGAACCAGACCGAGCAGCAGTTGCGGCTCACGGTCGAGGCGCTGCGTGAGCGCCAGGAGCACGAGCTCATCAACAACCGGGAGTTCGGTCTCCTCTCCAACTGCGACTACGGACAGCGGCTCCAGCCGCACGACGGCGTGCCCAGCCCGGACGACATGGACGAGCTCCTCTCGCGCCGCCGGGGCTCCAAGATGTTCCTCGCCCACCCGCGCGCCATCGCCGCCTTCGGGCGCGAGTGCAACCGGCGCGGCCTCGTCCCCGAGTCCATCGAGATCAACGGCAACCGGATCCCGACCTGGCGCGGGGTGCCGATCTACCCGTGCAACAAGATCCCGGTCTCCGACGCCCGGACCACGTCGATCATCTGTATGCGTACGGGCGAGTCCGACCAGGGCGTGATCGGCCTCCACCAGACGGGCATCCCGGACGAGATCGAGCCGAGCCTGTCCGTCCGCTTCATGGGGATCGACGAGCAGGCGATCATCTCCTACCTGGTCACGGCCTACTACTCGGCGGCGATCCTCGTGCCCGACGCGCTGGGAGTCCTGGAGAACGTGGAGGTCAGCCGCTGGCGCTGA